In Opitutaceae bacterium TAV5, one genomic interval encodes:
- a CDS encoding mannosylfructose-phosphate phosphatase codes for MMPIRLFSTDLDGTLLGDAVSTQRFAAAWAALPSSPEKPLLVFNSGRLVDDMRELVAAGYLPAPDYYIGGVGTQIADARTGTPLGAFAEHLRDGWDRPRADAIIAATPGIERQPDKFQHEFKSSWYLRDAPPAQLAALRDALAAAGLETGLVYSSRRDLDILPARATKGGALAWLARHINMDTDSIVVAGDTGNDSSMFQVPGVRGIIVGNALPELAEATAEHAARIHRSPYPAAAGVLDGLRAHGLEL; via the coding sequence CTGATGCCCATCCGCCTCTTCAGCACCGATCTCGACGGCACCCTGCTCGGCGACGCCGTCTCCACGCAGCGCTTCGCCGCAGCCTGGGCGGCGTTGCCTTCATCGCCGGAAAAGCCGCTGCTCGTTTTCAACAGCGGCCGGCTCGTCGATGACATGCGGGAGCTCGTCGCGGCCGGCTATCTTCCGGCCCCCGATTATTACATCGGCGGCGTCGGCACGCAGATCGCCGATGCGCGCACCGGCACACCGCTGGGCGCCTTCGCCGAGCATTTGCGCGACGGCTGGGATCGCCCTCGGGCCGACGCCATCATTGCCGCCACTCCGGGCATCGAACGCCAGCCCGACAAGTTCCAGCACGAGTTCAAGTCGAGCTGGTATCTCCGCGATGCCCCGCCCGCGCAACTCGCCGCCCTGCGCGACGCGCTCGCCGCCGCCGGGCTCGAAACCGGGCTGGTCTATTCCAGCCGCCGCGATCTCGACATCCTTCCCGCGCGCGCGACCAAGGGCGGCGCGCTCGCCTGGCTGGCCCGTCATATTAATATGGATACGGACTCCATCGTGGTTGCCGGCGACACCGGCAACGACAGTTCGATGTTCCAGGTTCCCGGCGTCCGCGGCATCATCGTCGGCAACGCGCTTCCCGAACTGGCCGAAGCGACCGCAGAGCACGCCGCGCGCATCCATCGCTCGCCGTATCCCGCCGCTGCCGGCGTCCTCGACGGACTGCGGGCGCACGGCCTCGAACTGTAA
- a CDS encoding mannosylfructose-phosphate synthase, protein MATLLIDKKRPRIAMVSTHGYVAAEPPLGAADTGGQVVFVIELAKKLAQLGYEVDIWTRRFEKQPEIDIVNSRVRVVRARCGGNEFIPKEYLHRELMEWGENALRFIKRHELKYQFINSHYWDAGIAGQRLAEALHVPHIHTPHSLGIWKKQQMETDYPERAESFEKEFNFTERIREETILYCNCDLVVATTPPQLDMLIDDYGVVPQHAHMIPPGYDDNRFFPVSEATRQMIRKRIGFTRPTVLALGRMATNKGYDLLIDAFSVLATRVPDATLYLAAGGEKMDASEKRILASLKARVKELGLGRRVRFGDFIANDDLPDYYRAADLFVLSSRYEPFGMTAIEAMACGTPTVITIHGGLFRAVTFGRHALFADTFDKEDLGIMMTKPFRHPKLRRRLSRMGAHKARSLFTWTGIAQQLVSLVEGRPSQSALDDTEWDEPWNDGD, encoded by the coding sequence ATGGCTACGTTGTTAATTGACAAAAAACGCCCGCGCATCGCCATGGTCTCCACCCATGGATACGTGGCCGCCGAGCCCCCGCTCGGCGCCGCCGATACCGGCGGGCAGGTCGTGTTTGTGATCGAGCTCGCCAAGAAGCTCGCCCAGCTCGGTTACGAGGTCGATATCTGGACCCGGCGCTTCGAAAAGCAGCCCGAAATCGATATCGTCAACTCTCGCGTCCGCGTCGTCCGCGCCCGCTGCGGCGGCAATGAATTCATCCCGAAGGAATATCTGCACCGCGAGCTCATGGAGTGGGGCGAAAACGCCCTGCGCTTCATCAAGCGCCACGAGCTGAAATACCAGTTCATCAACTCCCACTACTGGGATGCCGGCATCGCCGGCCAGCGCCTCGCCGAGGCCCTCCATGTGCCGCACATCCACACGCCCCACTCGCTCGGCATCTGGAAAAAGCAGCAAATGGAAACCGATTATCCGGAACGCGCCGAATCGTTCGAAAAGGAATTCAACTTCACCGAGCGTATCCGCGAGGAGACGATCCTCTACTGCAACTGCGACCTCGTCGTCGCCACCACCCCGCCGCAACTCGACATGCTCATCGACGACTACGGCGTCGTGCCGCAGCACGCGCACATGATCCCGCCCGGCTACGACGACAACCGGTTTTTCCCCGTCAGCGAGGCCACGCGCCAGATGATCCGCAAACGCATCGGCTTCACCAGACCCACCGTCCTCGCGCTCGGCCGCATGGCCACCAACAAGGGCTACGACCTGCTCATCGACGCCTTCTCTGTCCTCGCCACGCGCGTGCCCGATGCGACTCTCTACCTCGCCGCCGGGGGCGAGAAAATGGATGCCTCCGAAAAACGCATCCTCGCCAGCCTCAAGGCCCGCGTGAAGGAGCTCGGCCTCGGCAGGCGCGTGCGCTTCGGCGACTTCATCGCCAACGACGACCTGCCCGACTACTACCGCGCCGCCGACCTGTTCGTCCTCAGCAGCCGGTACGAACCCTTCGGCATGACCGCCATCGAGGCGATGGCCTGCGGCACCCCCACCGTGATCACGATCCACGGCGGCCTTTTCCGCGCCGTGACGTTCGGGCGCCACGCGCTTTTCGCCGACACTTTCGACAAGGAAGATCTTGGCATCATGATGACAAAACCGTTCCGTCATCCGAAACTCCGCCGCCGCCTCTCGCGCATGGGCGCGCACAAGGCCCGCAGCCTCTTCACCTGGACCGGCATCGCCCAGCAACTCGTCAGCCTGGTCGAAGGCCGCCCCTCGCAAAGCGCGCTCGACGACACCGAATGGGACGAACCCTGGAACGATGGAGACTGA
- a CDS encoding adenine deaminase, with product MPASRWRKRLAGMGMNRASRWQRLSGQIVDLHRREIFPGTVEWADGRITAIRRDSRVREAGLIMPGFVDAHIHIESSLLPPSEFARLAVIHGTVATVSDPHEIANVLGERGVDFMLEDARRSPLKFAFGAPSCVPATPFETAGAKLDAAAVERLLARKGIRFLAEVMNFPGVLAGDPELLAMIAAARREGKPVDGHAPGLRGAQAKAYAKAGISTDHECFTLEEARGKIAAGMRILIREGSAARNFEALAPLLLNEPERCMFCCDDLHPDLLVKRHIDEHIRRALAAGADRFDALRCASVYPAVHYGLDTGLLREGDPADFVLVDGWRRFRVRRTYIDGELVAAGGRTKLLRQPAGTVNRFRARPRVAADFALPVKDGAQVRTIEAINGQLVTGEAVLPAQIKAGRAVADVGRDLLKIAVVNRYAARAPVAVGFVRGFGLKAGAIASSVAHDSHNIVAVGADDASLAAAVNLVIENRGGLSLAVAGGEEGRGLRRVLPLPIAGLMSDADGRTVARRYTEIDRAAKQLGSRLDAPFMTLSFMALPVIPDLKLTDRGLFSAAKWGFVEVSV from the coding sequence TTGCCAGCCTCGCGTTGGCGAAAAAGGCTGGCAGGCATGGGCATGAACAGAGCATCGCGCTGGCAACGCCTTTCGGGGCAGATTGTCGACCTCCACCGCCGGGAGATCTTTCCCGGCACCGTCGAGTGGGCGGACGGGCGGATCACGGCGATCCGGCGCGATTCGCGGGTGCGCGAGGCGGGGTTGATCATGCCGGGGTTCGTCGATGCGCACATCCATATCGAAAGCTCGCTGCTGCCGCCCTCGGAGTTTGCGCGGCTGGCGGTGATCCACGGCACGGTGGCCACGGTTTCGGACCCGCACGAGATCGCCAACGTGCTCGGCGAGCGCGGGGTGGACTTCATGCTGGAGGATGCGCGCCGGTCGCCGCTCAAATTTGCCTTCGGCGCGCCGTCGTGCGTGCCGGCGACGCCGTTCGAGACGGCCGGGGCGAAGCTCGACGCCGCGGCGGTGGAGCGGTTGCTGGCGCGCAAGGGCATCCGGTTTCTCGCCGAGGTCATGAATTTCCCCGGCGTGCTCGCGGGCGATCCGGAGTTGCTGGCGATGATCGCCGCGGCCAGGCGCGAAGGGAAACCGGTGGACGGCCACGCGCCCGGGCTGCGGGGCGCGCAGGCGAAGGCGTACGCGAAGGCCGGCATCTCGACCGATCACGAATGTTTCACGCTGGAGGAGGCCCGGGGGAAAATCGCCGCGGGCATGCGCATCCTCATCCGCGAGGGCTCGGCGGCGCGCAATTTCGAGGCGCTCGCGCCGCTCCTGCTCAACGAGCCGGAGCGCTGCATGTTTTGTTGCGACGACCTGCATCCGGACCTGCTGGTGAAACGGCACATCGACGAGCACATCCGGCGCGCGCTGGCGGCGGGGGCGGACCGGTTCGACGCGCTGCGCTGCGCCAGTGTGTATCCGGCCGTTCATTACGGGCTGGACACGGGCCTGTTGCGTGAGGGCGATCCGGCGGATTTTGTGCTGGTGGACGGCTGGCGGCGGTTCCGGGTGCGGCGCACGTACATCGACGGGGAACTGGTGGCGGCGGGCGGGCGGACGAAGCTGCTGCGGCAGCCTGCGGGGACGGTGAACCGCTTTCGGGCGCGGCCGCGCGTGGCGGCCGATTTTGCGCTGCCGGTGAAGGACGGCGCGCAGGTGAGAACCATCGAGGCGATCAACGGACAACTGGTGACGGGCGAGGCGGTGCTGCCGGCACAGATCAAGGCGGGGCGTGCGGTGGCGGATGTGGGCCGGGATCTGCTCAAGATCGCGGTCGTCAACCGTTATGCGGCGCGCGCGCCGGTGGCGGTCGGTTTTGTGCGCGGATTCGGGCTGAAGGCCGGCGCGATCGCCTCCTCGGTGGCGCACGATTCGCACAACATCGTGGCGGTGGGCGCGGATGACGCGTCGCTGGCGGCGGCGGTCAATCTGGTGATCGAAAACCGCGGCGGTCTGTCGCTGGCGGTGGCGGGCGGCGAAGAGGGCAGGGGGCTGCGCCGCGTGCTGCCGCTGCCGATCGCCGGGCTGATGTCGGATGCCGACGGGCGGACGGTGGCGCGACGCTACACGGAGATCGACCGCGCGGCGAAGCAGCTCGGTTCGCGGCTGGATGCGCCGTTCATGACGCTGTCGTTCATGGCCCTGCCGGTGATCCCCGACCTGAAGTTGACCGACCGCGGGCTGTTCTCGGCGGCGAAGTGGGGTTTTGTGGAGGTTTCGGTTTAA
- a CDS encoding protein-tyrosine phosphatase produces MKTRLLFVCSRNRWRSPAAEALFRNHPHYDARSAGTASSARIRITACHIKWADRIFCMERKHAQILRERFAGALARKEHPVIVLDIPDDYTAMDAGLLELLRETLAAYLEFPVS; encoded by the coding sequence TTGAAAACCCGTCTCCTCTTCGTTTGCAGCCGCAACCGGTGGCGCAGCCCTGCCGCCGAAGCCCTCTTTCGCAACCACCCCCACTACGACGCCCGCTCCGCCGGCACCGCGTCGTCCGCGCGCATCCGCATCACCGCCTGCCACATCAAGTGGGCCGACCGCATTTTCTGCATGGAGCGCAAACACGCGCAGATTCTCCGCGAGCGTTTTGCCGGCGCACTCGCCAGGAAGGAGCATCCCGTCATCGTGCTCGATATCCCCGACGACTACACGGCGATGGACGCCGGCCTCCTCGAGCTGTTGCGCGAAACCCTTGCCGCGTATCTCGAATTTCCAGTCAGTTGA
- a CDS encoding membrane protein: MAKSAAATSSRKPSSGKPASAPRKPASRRMFTLLLILALLLVLYVAFANLFIIVTSRQRRAATLAGVTPADVALVLGTSPQLSGGAPNPHFIHRIDAAAQLFHEGKVRHILVSGANPSPYYNEPLAMRDALLARNVPDSAITRDYAGLRTLDSVVRAKKIFGLDHFIIVSQRYHLDRALLIARRNDIDAQGYAAADVAARYSLRTEIREIFARALAVADLYVLNRQPRHLGPPEPIVLPPPSKPR; encoded by the coding sequence ATGGCCAAATCCGCCGCCGCCACTTCTTCCCGCAAACCTTCGTCCGGCAAACCTGCCTCCGCCCCGCGCAAGCCGGCCTCCCGCCGCATGTTCACCCTCCTCCTCATCCTCGCGCTGCTGCTCGTCCTGTATGTGGCTTTCGCCAATCTCTTTATCATCGTCACCAGCCGCCAGCGGCGTGCCGCCACGCTCGCCGGCGTCACCCCCGCCGATGTGGCGCTGGTCCTCGGCACGAGCCCGCAACTTTCCGGCGGCGCCCCCAATCCCCATTTCATCCACCGCATCGACGCCGCCGCGCAGCTTTTCCATGAGGGAAAAGTCCGCCACATCCTCGTCAGCGGCGCCAATCCGTCTCCGTACTACAACGAGCCCCTCGCCATGCGCGACGCGCTCCTCGCGCGCAACGTGCCCGACTCCGCCATCACCCGCGACTACGCCGGCCTGCGCACGCTCGACTCCGTCGTGCGCGCGAAAAAAATCTTCGGCCTCGACCACTTCATCATCGTGAGCCAGCGCTACCACCTCGACCGCGCCCTGCTCATCGCCCGCCGCAACGACATCGACGCCCAAGGCTACGCCGCCGCCGATGTCGCCGCCCGCTATTCCCTGCGCACCGAGATCCGCGAGATTTTCGCCCGCGCCCTCGCCGTCGCCGACCTCTACGTCCTCAACCGCCAGCCCCGCCACCTCGGCCCGCCCGAACCGATCGTCCTGCCGCCGCCGTCGAAGCCACGTTGA